The following are encoded in a window of Flavobacterium psychrotrophum genomic DNA:
- a CDS encoding SusC/RagA family TonB-linked outer membrane protein gives MKKFLLLLLVLPFAVFAQTKTAAGTVRDNTTGQPIPGVNVIVEGTQNGTSTDMDGNFTLPNVPVGKNLVFSFIGFATKNVSFTGQTAIDVVLSEDATQLKEVVVIGYGTTTKKNSTGAITSVTAEQFQKGPIIGAEQLIQGRVSGVQVTTGGGEPGSGSLVRIRSGASLNANSDPLYVIDGVPVEVGGGGAIGGRNPLASINQNDIASMSILKDAAATAIYGSRASNGVIIITTKKGKSGEMQVSYNGNYQVYQVGKTVSNMTAGQYRDFVNTAGVRSNGTNPFKPLLGTANTDWQKEIYRTAMGTDHNFSVQGGSDNIVYRASTGYTNMNGLLKTDNFERTTVNANVTGNFFDNHLKVELTNKSSVMHNIYADKGAIGAAVAFDPTQPIRRADGTFFQWLKANGEYEPNASRNPVAMLEQKHNFGNSYRSIGNGQVEYKIHGFEELKLIANLGYDYSRGRTYGNVDSDYVVPSEAGSAYNTTQNKKIQVMDLYFNYNKYVESIKTNFDVTGGYNYQDFKYENTNYNYDAANGVFNPDNPSNTRLNLQSFFGRATFTIADKYILNGSFRADGSSRFTEENRWGYFPAASAAWKINNEDFLKDSKMLSELKLRASWGKTGQQDTGVLYPSVPLYSLSTNTAQYQFGYDENGKPIYFNTFVPLAYNSNLKWEETATLNFGVDFGFFNDRITGSAEYYERKTTDLIVNATNPQGVNFSNENKYNIGNMKNKGFELSIDTYPIRTDDITWRIGGNFTWQNSKITKITSQSAPSFPGYATGGISGGVGSFIQNNQVGYWPSSFYVYEQAYDANHKPIEGVYVDRNNDGIINEQDLYRFHKPQADMFYGFNTDFTYKNWWLSMSFRGSFGNYNYNNVYSNTGNANTGLPTNGAYLNNVHTDALNSGFVNPQYYSDYYVQDASFLRMDNITAGYTFKNIFSEGSTLRLTGAVQNVFVITGYNGIDPEISGGIDNNFYPRPRIYTVGLNVNF, from the coding sequence ATGAAAAAGTTTTTACTCCTATTGCTTGTGTTACCTTTTGCAGTCTTTGCGCAAACAAAGACAGCTGCGGGTACCGTACGCGATAATACCACCGGGCAGCCCATACCCGGAGTAAATGTAATTGTAGAGGGCACGCAAAATGGCACGTCTACAGATATGGATGGTAACTTTACCCTTCCAAACGTACCTGTAGGGAAAAATCTTGTATTTAGCTTTATTGGTTTTGCTACAAAAAATGTAAGCTTTACAGGACAAACAGCTATAGACGTCGTACTTTCTGAAGATGCTACCCAATTAAAAGAGGTAGTGGTAATAGGCTACGGTACTACTACCAAGAAAAACTCGACAGGAGCCATAACAAGTGTTACGGCTGAGCAATTTCAAAAGGGTCCTATTATAGGCGCTGAGCAGCTTATACAAGGACGTGTATCTGGTGTACAGGTAACTACAGGAGGTGGTGAGCCGGGCAGCGGATCGTTAGTGCGCATCAGGAGTGGTGCATCGCTAAATGCTAACAGCGACCCACTTTATGTAATAGACGGTGTACCTGTAGAAGTAGGTGGTGGTGGTGCAATAGGCGGCCGTAATCCGCTTGCAAGCATTAACCAGAATGATATTGCAAGCATGTCTATACTAAAAGATGCTGCAGCTACGGCCATTTATGGTTCGCGTGCATCTAACGGTGTAATAATAATTACCACAAAAAAAGGTAAGAGTGGAGAAATGCAGGTAAGCTACAATGGCAACTACCAGGTTTACCAGGTAGGCAAAACCGTAAGCAACATGACAGCCGGGCAGTACAGGGATTTTGTAAATACGGCCGGAGTAAGGTCTAACGGCACTAACCCGTTTAAACCGTTACTTGGAACTGCAAATACCGACTGGCAAAAAGAAATTTACCGTACTGCAATGGGTACAGACCACAACTTTTCTGTGCAGGGTGGCTCAGACAACATTGTATACCGTGCCTCAACCGGTTATACAAACATGAATGGCCTTCTTAAAACAGACAACTTTGAAAGAACAACGGTTAATGCTAATGTTACCGGTAACTTTTTTGACAATCACCTTAAGGTAGAGCTTACAAACAAATCGTCTGTAATGCACAACATTTATGCAGACAAAGGTGCCATTGGCGCAGCAGTAGCTTTTGACCCTACACAACCAATACGCAGGGCTGATGGTACTTTTTTCCAGTGGCTTAAAGCAAACGGAGAATATGAGCCAAATGCAAGCCGCAACCCCGTGGCAATGCTGGAGCAAAAGCACAACTTTGGTAACTCTTACAGGAGCATAGGTAACGGACAGGTAGAATATAAAATTCACGGCTTTGAAGAACTTAAACTTATAGCCAACCTGGGTTATGACTATTCAAGGGGCCGTACTTATGGAAATGTAGACAGCGATTACGTCGTTCCGTCTGAAGCCGGAAGTGCATATAACACTACCCAGAACAAAAAAATCCAGGTAATGGACCTTTATTTTAACTACAACAAGTATGTAGAAAGCATAAAAACTAATTTTGATGTTACAGGTGGTTACAACTACCAGGATTTTAAATACGAAAACACAAATTATAATTATGATGCTGCCAATGGTGTATTTAATCCTGACAATCCATCAAATACACGCCTTAACCTTCAATCGTTTTTTGGAAGGGCTACATTTACCATAGCAGATAAATATATCCTTAACGGATCATTCAGGGCAGATGGCTCATCGCGCTTTACTGAAGAAAACAGATGGGGCTATTTCCCGGCGGCTTCTGCGGCATGGAAAATAAACAACGAAGATTTTCTTAAAGACAGTAAGATGCTAAGCGAACTTAAACTGCGTGCAAGCTGGGGTAAAACCGGCCAGCAGGATACCGGTGTGCTTTACCCTTCTGTACCGCTATACTCGTTGTCTACAAATACTGCACAGTACCAGTTTGGTTATGACGAAAACGGCAAGCCTATTTACTTTAATACCTTTGTGCCACTTGCATACAATTCAAACCTTAAATGGGAAGAGACCGCTACGCTTAACTTTGGTGTAGACTTTGGCTTCTTTAATGACCGTATTACAGGTAGCGCAGAATATTATGAGCGCAAAACAACAGACCTTATTGTAAATGCTACCAACCCACAGGGTGTTAACTTCTCTAACGAGAATAAATATAACATTGGTAACATGAAAAACAAAGGTTTTGAACTTAGCATAGATACCTATCCTATCCGCACAGATGATATTACCTGGAGAATCGGCGGTAACTTTACATGGCAGAACTCTAAAATCACAAAAATTACCAGCCAGAGTGCTCCAAGCTTCCCGGGTTATGCCACAGGGGGCATAAGCGGAGGTGTAGGTTCTTTTATACAAAACAACCAGGTTGGCTACTGGCCTAGCAGCTTCTATGTGTATGAGCAGGCATATGATGCTAACCATAAACCTATTGAGGGCGTATATGTAGACCGTAACAATGACGGTATTATTAATGAGCAGGATCTTTACAGGTTCCATAAGCCACAGGCTGATATGTTCTATGGCTTTAATACCGACTTTACTTACAAGAACTGGTGGCTGTCTATGAGTTTCCGCGGAAGTTTTGGCAACTATAACTACAACAACGTATACTCTAATACCGGAAATGCTAATACCGGCTTACCTACAAACGGTGCTTATCTTAACAACGTACATACAGATGCCCTTAACTCAGGG